One Lachnospiraceae bacterium C1.1 genomic region harbors:
- a CDS encoding VOC family protein, giving the protein MSLTVDHIGYLVKRTAKAEDVFKCLGYKIKRELYHDESRKCDFSFLEKDGLVIELITPWNSESPIFPMLKHHKNMIYHICYKSDNMDEDIKTLEEKGFKLVEAPKPAPAISDRADVAFMMHMEIGMLEIVSEKDQ; this is encoded by the coding sequence ATGTCACTTACTGTAGACCATATTGGATATCTTGTTAAAAGAACAGCCAAGGCAGAAGATGTTTTTAAATGCTTAGGCTACAAGATAAAACGTGAATTGTACCATGATGAAAGCCGCAAATGCGACTTCAGCTTTCTAGAAAAAGACGGGCTGGTTATTGAGCTTATAACACCATGGAATTCAGAATCACCTATTTTCCCTATGCTTAAGCATCACAAAAATATGATATATCATATTTGCTATAAAAGTGATAATATGGATGAAGATATTAAGACACTTGAAGAAAAGGGCTTCAAATTAGTTGAAGCACCAAAACCTGCCCCTGCCATCTCTGACAGGGCTGACGTTGCTTTCATGATGCACATGGAAATAGGTATGCTGGAAATTGTCAGCGAAAAAGATCAGTAA